The following proteins are encoded in a genomic region of Pelodictyon phaeoclathratiforme BU-1:
- a CDS encoding NAD(+)/NADH kinase, with product MKFAIVVNVTRQNALDLARNLALWLDERKVAYIFESLSAEKLQTDNSAPIEELNKHCDAFISLGGDGTLLFTSHYAVTKPVIGVNVGYLGFLTEFTQAEMFTAIERVLNGSNTIHTRSQLDATVLIDNEVQHLRALNDVVIEKGAYPRIPTFIIKLDGELLSSYRADGIIIATSTGSTAYSMSAGGPIIAPKSSVFVITPICPHMLTVRPIVISDEKIIEVSVDAPDGSFPLNCDGNLKKMLDPQESITVRKSTVAINLVANENRDYCEILRTKLLWGREHNFGTIDS from the coding sequence ATGAAATTCGCCATTGTTGTCAATGTTACAAGGCAGAACGCACTCGATCTTGCCCGCAATCTCGCCTTATGGCTTGACGAACGAAAAGTTGCCTATATTTTTGAAAGCCTTTCGGCTGAAAAACTGCAGACCGATAATTCGGCGCCAATCGAGGAGCTCAACAAACACTGTGATGCCTTTATCTCACTTGGAGGCGACGGCACACTGCTCTTTACCTCACATTACGCCGTAACAAAACCGGTTATCGGGGTCAATGTCGGCTACCTCGGTTTTTTGACCGAGTTTACCCAGGCGGAGATGTTCACGGCTATAGAACGAGTGCTGAACGGAAGCAACACCATCCATACCCGATCTCAACTTGATGCGACCGTGTTGATCGATAATGAGGTTCAGCATCTTCGTGCACTGAATGACGTCGTTATCGAAAAAGGGGCCTATCCGCGTATTCCGACCTTTATCATAAAACTCGATGGCGAGCTGCTCAGCTCTTATCGGGCAGACGGAATCATTATTGCCACGTCGACCGGCTCAACGGCATACTCCATGTCGGCCGGTGGCCCGATCATCGCGCCGAAATCGAGTGTCTTTGTGATCACACCGATATGCCCGCACATGCTGACCGTCCGGCCAATCGTTATCAGCGACGAAAAAATCATTGAGGTATCGGTTGATGCACCCGACGGCTCTTTCCCCCTGAACTGCGACGGTAATCTAAAAAAAATGCTTGATCCTCAGGAGAGCATCACAGTCCGAAAATCGACTGTGGCGATCAATCTTGTCGCCAATGAAAACCGCGATTACTGTGAAATCCTGCGCACAAAACTGCTCTGGGGGCGCGAGCATAATTTCGGAACAATTGACAGTTGA